A single region of the Fusobacterium varium genome encodes:
- a CDS encoding transposase: protein MAFIFCNANNGDITDILPNRRLSYLKEYFSSFSLEARKKVKHIVIDIYKPYMTLVNDLFPNAKISLDRFHLVQLINRSFNKTRIKIMNQCKNKDDRYYNKLKKFWSLLLKNCLDLKTERINRGRMFDYALLSEEEIVDII, encoded by the coding sequence ATGGCTTTCATTTTTTGCAATGCAAATAATGGAGATATTACTGATATTCTTCCTAATAGGCGCTTATCATATTTAAAAGAATATTTTTCTAGCTTTTCTTTAGAAGCTCGTAAAAAAGTTAAGCATATTGTAATAGATATCTATAAGCCGTATATGACTCTAGTTAATGATCTTTTTCCTAATGCTAAAATCTCTTTAGATAGATTTCATTTAGTTCAATTAATTAATCGAAGTTTTAATAAAACTAGGATTAAAATTATGAATCAATGCAAAAATAAAGATGATAGATATTACAATAAATTGAAAAAATTTTGGTCTCTCCTTTTAAAGAATTGTTTGGATTTAAAAACTGAAAGAATTAACAGAGGAAGAATGTTTGATTATGCTTTGCTTTCAGAAGAAGAAATAGTAGATATAATC